The Carassius auratus strain Wakin chromosome 19, ASM336829v1, whole genome shotgun sequence genomic sequence GTGTGGATTAGAGGCTGCAGCTACATGTGGTGTTGTGGCTACATACCTTCAGTCAGTCAGAACCCAATCTGATGACTAGTTTTCCTGCTCCCCGGGCCGAGAATCACCAAAAGCCAAATGGATGATGGAGAGggggagaaaagagagagaaagaaagaggtcaATGTGAAGATAAAACGTGCAAAACTTTGTTGGAGATGAATCGTGGAATTTTGGAGAGAATGATGGAGGAGACGGGATGGATCTGTCGTTTAGATGAAAGCGGAGATGAAAGAGAGAAAATCAACCTATGACACACAATCTTTAAGAAATATCACCCTCAGCTCTTACTGGGCCATCACACTCCCTAGAGCCATGATTTTGATGAGTgtgagaaggtgtgtgtgtgtgtgtgtgtgtgtgtgtgagagagaggggtgggggggggtgaaGGCAACATAGTCTTGGATTTCTGTCACCAGAAACTTAAGCCAAAAGAGAAATCTGTGCTTTTAAAACTTAACATTTCTGAAACGTTACATTCCTTGAGAGGAAAACATTGGCTAACCCCTCATTTGGCTCATCGGCTCTCAAAGAGTCTGTCTAAGCTGAAACATACCTAACCACTCGACTTTCTGGTTTCTAACCAATATGGGAGCAATTAAAGACATATGTGGGTTTTCATATAAGAAGTTTTCTAAAGAAGTATATACAGACATGCGTATCTGCAGAGTATCAAAACTTAGTTGGTTTCTTTCAATTCTAACCGATATCAAATTGAAAGTAAAATAGGGTGCACATGTTGTTTAATAGAAATTCACAGTAATTTGGAAATGGTTTGAACTATTATAAATgcgttttataaatatatataaaaaaagcataacCAATTAAAAATTAGCCACAGTGACATCACTGTCATGCATGACCACCAGAACCTAACATGACAGTAGAAGGTAAGGTGCATCCTAATTTGCATAGTTATGCACTGTTCAATGACACTGTGTAGTATAAATAGTGCAAGCAGTGCatccacactgaaaaaaagtgcgatTGAATGAAGTGTAGAATGTTGTAGGGGGCTACGGAAATGTATACAATTCAGACACTACACTGTTGAGTATAGTGCACAAGTGTATAGTATATAGGAAAGCCCACTATATCTTGTTTTCATATGTGACCATATTCCTTTGATAGCCAAATGTTTAGCTAAATGGAGGCATTTGAGGAAGCCCACCTTGCAAGAGGACCAGCGAACACGTGTTTGAATAAACTGCTGCCCTCTACTGATATAAAACAGTAATACAGCATTTGTTCAGAGGAATGATATTAAGACTAGAGAATTATTTATTAGAAGTATTTATTACCAGCAGGCGAAAGCCACCATTCTCTCCAACAAGACTCGAACTACACACTAAAGCCATTCCAGACAAGCACAGCTTTAGGCTGGACTGATATCAAGCGCATGAGTCAAACTCACAAAATATTCTCTACAAGCTTCTGTATGAATTTGCATAAGGTGACTTCTAATGCTGGGgttagtgcacacacacatagacttTCAATCCCATAAACACCAAGCAAAGCAGTGCACTTCCAATCTATTTCACTGACGATTTTCATTCTTAAGCAGAAGCTTTGCTTAATTCATTTGTTCAATAGCATATTGGAATTCAAACCAACAATTTGTGTAAGCTATAAGGTAAGTGTGCCCTAATAAACTACTCAGAAAAAGTCCTTTTATATATCCACTGCAGTCTAGAAGCCACTtatttcaacaaattaaaattctTCTTAACCATCTAAGGCAAAAACAGCAGCGAGAAGCATTTGGTCTGGCATTAGACGTATGTTGAGTAAATGTCTTTGTAAAAGCTCCAGCTGACAGCTGAAAGAGTGACAGGTCAGTCCTGAAAGCACATGGCTAGAGGTTAAAAGAGCAGATGTTTACAATTGTATTATGGGTTGCAAAATGAAGCTTTCAGTAACAGTCTGGAATTTCTGCTCTGTTTGgagattaataaacaaaaaacactataataCAAGGTATATTATAACACTACAATATTCGCTGTGTGGAAGGAAtctggtataaaaaaaaactttgaggcACATTTCCTACATTGGAACATAGAGGTCACTGATTATAAGTTGGgtaacatttttgcatatttattatgtgtttgtgtgtgtgtgtgtgtgtgtgtgtgtgtgtgtgcgtgcgtgtgcgtgtgtgtgtgtgtgtgtgtgtatataggtgAATATGCAATTTAAATAGTTTTCTAGGCTATATAGGTGGCATCAGCAAATTAATAATTCATCAGTAATTCAGCAAGCAGTGCAGCAATAAAGGCCtctcaaaacaaaaagaaaaataagcagAGATTGATATTGGGTGCAATTAAAAACTCTAAAAAGTCTCTAAAATCgaattataaaaatgataatcaatcagagttcagttcagtttggtAACACGTGATTGAATAGTGACTCGTCTTACAGGGGTTTGATTTGCATTACGATTGGCTACCAGCTCCTGTAGCTGCAGAGCCCCGCCTCCAATGAAACAGAAAGCAGGGCACACAGGGGCGGAGCAGTCTACAGGCCCCTCCCATAGTGGGCGGAGAGAGTGGGCATCGTAAAATGTGACACGCCCCTTCTCAAAGTCGAGACACACTCCGAGTCTCGGAGGCAGTGGATAGGTGACACCAGTTGGCGATGAAGGCCCGTTGCCATTAGTGAAGCCAGACTCTCTGTAATTGGCGTTGTGATGGGAGTTGGTGGAGGAGGGCAGGTAGATCTTGCCCATGCCCATTGTGAGGAAAGAGAAAGGGGGAGGAGAATCCGACGAATCCTCGGCTCCACTGTCATGGCCGCTGTCTGGATCATATCTATCAGATTAACAAGATGGATTCAATATGGTTAAAGCTAGCATGAAAAATGATTTTGAAGACAATGGTGTCATCATCCCACTCAAATCAGTAGCAGTTTTGTTCTCATCCAGAAGTTTCTGTGCACTCAATTCGAAGAACTTCTGATATCCATGGAACTTTTCCATTACACAAAAAGGTTAAAGGttattttcattgtttaaaaTCCTAAATGCAATAGTTTTGACCATATTGATGCTAAATTGGAAGTATTAGGTGCCATATCTTAACATTAAGGTATCTCCTTCCTCTTCACATTTCAGCAGTTCTTTTTGAGATGTTGTTCTCACCTTGGACTAGCCATATCTTGAGGCAGATGAAACCACTCCTGAAGTTTGGACTCCAGGCCCACTCCAACCTGTAGAACAGAGCCATTGACAAAAAATGAGGTGAAAAGGGGATATAAAAACGGGAAGACcagttaatatatttttcttctttacaGAACTCGCCTTAACCAGATATGAGCCGGGCTCCACTGAGCATGCCCAATAGTGTCGGCCCTGCGTTATGGCCACATCACCCACAAGCAGATCAGCTGTCAGGTGACAGGAAGTGAGGGCACGATCGGCGGCCTGAAGCAGGGACAGACCAGGCACACTGCGAGCACACCTCTGCTCCTTACTCACCACCAGTCTGTCCGCGTGCAGACCCCAACGAGAGTCCAGGTAAAAATTCAACACTGTCGGGGAGGCGGGAGGAAGACAACAGCGAAATTTTGAAGGGGACAGAAGAAGAGGGGAAGGAGTATTAAGGCACAAAAAGGAGGGATGTAAGAGTGGGTGGAAAGGGAGAATTGAAGTATAGAATGTGCAAAAGGAGGACAAGGCATAAAAACAGCAATCAGGAAAACAGTAAACAAGGAAAGAAGACAAAGAACTGCACTCTGGGAATAGCAGGGTAAAATCAAGACTGCAAAAAGCAGGAAGATTTGCGTTCCAGCAGACAGGCAGAGAAGAAAAGGTGTATTTCCTCATTAGTATTTCAGAGTTAAATTCTATTCACATCAACAACTAATTTATTTAATCTTACAAATCTGATTTGTGTCTTTGTTTTCCCTTATTTTCATTTATAGCAGAAGCAAATGTTAGCGTTTTGTCATGAACATCTGCCTTTCTAGTTGGATGTTGCAAATCTTGGATTATTATTTGTAACACAGGCCTCCATTTAATGTGATTAATAAACATTATGGAGCATTAAAGTTTGCTTATGGCCACATTTACAAAGTGGATGGGTCAACATTCACATAATGTTTCACTACATTGAGGGTTTtgtatgtggaaaataaatatactgGTGGTTCAAAGAATAAATGGCTCAAATAATCAAATGATGAGGGAATTATAAACAAGAAAAGAGACATGATAACAGAAAGACTTTTAAGGGCTTTAAAAAGGGAGCAGGAAAGCTGGCTGTAAAGTGCTGTTTTCACTAAAGCTGGAAAACATGGAAAAACCAAAGGTTGTAGAGAAGGAGATGGGAATGGATAAAAAGATAAAGAGAAAAGAAGATAAATGAGCAGATGAGTATCATTTGGGAATGGATTTATTTGTGTTGATAAATCCTCAGAAGGTGTTTCTTACCTGGAGCTGGTGGTGTGTGTAAATATACTTCCTCACTGTATTCGCCGAAGCCGGCCTTGTTGCAGCCTCTCACCCTCAGCACATACACACTGTCCATCTCCAGCCTGTCAATCACCGCACAGGTCCCAGTCACCTCCTCCAATCTCTGCCAGCCCCAGCGAGCAGCAGCCAATCCCCCGCGAATCCCCCCTCTTGCCCCGCCCCCTGGCTCCACCCCCCGCCTCCGAAATTCCACAGAGTAATGCCAGGCAGGAGTGGAGTCTTGAGGCAAGCGCCAGCTCAAGAAGAGCTGGTCATAGGCGAGGGTTCGCTGGGTGTCAATCACAGGAGCGAGAGGGGCTGATGGGATAGGTCATTTTGGTTGGGGTTAGATGACATGACATTGCACTCAGATTACTTTTTCCAAGTAAAGTAGCATCCAGTTTTCACCAAGTTACTTTTGTGAATTTACTTAGTTGTGAATCAAAACATACAGTGTAACCAGTGTAGTACCATAATACAACAAACGagtcttttgagtcaattcttttagtgaatcaagaTGTACAGTGCGACCAATGTAAtccaatattttataaaatggtaGTGATCATTATTCCCTTTCCTACCCTGAATGAAGTTCAGGTCTGTGAGGAGTTTGAGCTCTCTGGAAACATCAAGCTGGAAGTGTCGGAACGAAGgatcagcagagagagagaaacgctgCATAGATTCAATAGACTGGGCCAATCTGCCAGAAAGAGAGATAACAGTCCGGTGTTTTCGGATTTTGGGAACAGACATCAGTATTATCAGCAGATAGTGAGGTGGGTAAACCTTTTGTGTGTTATTCTGGCTGCGTGCACAAAGCTCGATGGGTCATTTTCTTTGAGCAGCTCTTGAGTGAAAGCCATCAAACTGGCGTGCTCCAGCAGGCTCCGTTTTTCAGCCACCTGATTGGCCAAAGCCTCTGCCCTTCTCTGCCGAGAGCTTTCCAGAGCCTGGGCCAGCATTGTCTGCCGCTCAGTCAGCAATGCCATCATCTCCTTCACGCAGTGAGAGAGCTGCTCTTTGGCTGAAACGCTGTTCACCTGCATTCATGCACACAGACAATTTCTCAGCACATCAAACACCTGCTTTCCTTTTTGTGACAGGTTGGGAAAGGAGGCCGTACCGCAGTCTGAGTGATGGCATTTTCCAGTTGTGTGATCTGAGTCAACACCATGTCCTGATTGGCCAGGATGTAGTTCAGCTCCTTGGTGATCTTGTCCTAGGGTTTAAAAACAACACACAATGTAAAAgatgtttcatttaaatattgaGAAGGTTAATAATAGTCTTGTTTTGCCTTCTTCATTATAGTTTGGCATCGATTGGTATAAATGTAAGtagaaatgtaaaagaaaaaaaaattgaaaattgttAAGTGATATGATGCATTTGTATTTTTAGCAGTAAAGAAAAATAGAGATAATATTATAGCCCATTTGTGATCAGATTTTGTGAAGCTTTCACGCGTCATTGTGAATGCGAAATAAATCTTATTGGATCGTTTAGTGACCTCTCATATCCTTTGGATCATGGGAATATTGTCATCCTAAAGAAAAAACAGTCCTGTTAAAAACTACAGAAGAATCACTCACAatggtgtgtgtttactgctgatTTCCTGGCTTTCAAGAGTTCATAAACTATAGATCTAAGACATGCGATGAATAGACTAAAGCATCACAGCTAAACAAACTGAACACCATTGTGCAAAACGTTTGTGATGGATAAACTCATCTGATCAcattgttgtagttttttttaagattcttctAAATCCAGATTATAGTAACTGCTTGAGATAATGCACTGGCACTGCCATCAGGTGGCACTActgttgctttttaaaaatgattttatttgccCATAAATTTCTCTACTAGAGAAAAACATGGCAGTGTTTGACAGTGATTTATGCAAGGTACATCATTAAAATCCAGATGAATGTAAACATACCTTAAGAGTCTGGTAGGCTTGGGTAACGGGTGCAATCTTATGACCCGCATGGATTCGACGCAGTTTACAGAGTGAACATAGAAGCATCTGACAAGACTTACAGTAAAACTGCATCCTCTCCTGATCATGTTCTGGGCATGTCAACACCTAGAGAGATAGAAAGAAACTTTACGAtacactatgtaaaaaaaaaaagctgcatctGCATACTCATTTTGTGAAAATTCAGTTTCACTTAGAAAATAAGGCATGTTATGGAAGCAAAAGGGTTTATGAATGCAGTTTTGTCATAAATAATTGATCAGACCCTGGATGGACACCCACGGTGTGAGAGGTAATCGGGTAGTAATCCTGGGCGGTCAAGGACCGGCTCACCTTTGGCCTGAAGTTGAGGGTGGGCTGAACATGTTCATGCTGGGCGCGTGGAGTGCCCCAGGGGTGGTAGAGTTTGAAGCACTCTTTACAGAAGCTGGCTCTGCAGTCAGCACAGCCTTTAGTGGCCTCCAGGGCCTGTGGGGGTTTACAGAACTCACACATCACAGCCACACTGCCCAAACTCACTGTGTGCCTATACCTACAGaaagcaagagaaagagagagatcctGCAGTGAAGTGTTTCTTCATTTGTCTATGTGGTTTTATTCAAGTAGATATGTATTCATGATTCTACTTAAGATCACTAGGCCACTAATCAAATAAGTAAACACATATAAATgcttgaaatatattatattatatgtatgtatttatattatattatactatatgtatgtatttaatattcTGTTTCACTAAAATGCactaattaaataagtaaatatgtataaatcctgaatttatattatattatacattatatatttatgattctATTTAATATTAGATCTAGATCACtaatcaaataagtaaataagtatgAATGCTCAAATTATATTTGTtgataatattaaatatgatgTTATTCTATACCATCCATAtactattacaaatattaaatggaatataaaactgtgtatttaatattttatttgagatTATGAGCCCACTGATGAAACAAGTACACAAGTATAATGCtggaaattatattatattatattatattatattatattatattatattatattatattatattatattatattatattatattatattatattattgcaagttatataatatatcatatcatattatctacttagttttatttatgataactagGTCAGTAATCAAGCAAGCAAATAAATATcctcaaaatatattatattatattatattatattatattatattatattatattatattatattatgtatttaaggTTTTAGGTCAATAATTAAACAAGAGAACAAGTATAagtccaccaatgtaatattatattatattgtgtatttaagattctatttattattactagATCACAAAAAATTTGTGTAATGTATAAATGttcaaattttaaaacaaaaatataatattgtgcaTTTAAGTTTCTATTCAAGATCActaggtcactaatcaaataaattagtaatttcaaatactgaaaatatattatattattacattttaaatatatagtataaaatataacTTCAGTGTATCTGAACAAGTGTATTTATTACCTTTCTACAATTCTCTCCAGTGTAAGGTTCCTCATGCACTCAGCCAGTCCTCTCTCTCCTAGTTCTACATCTCGTCCACAGGGGGCGCAAGGAAACAGCATGAGAGGTGAAGGGCCTTCCTTTCGCCTGCGGCCTGGGTACGTCCCAGAacctaaacatacacacacagtgagaTAAACTAAATCTATATCAGCCTGTTTATATGAGATTGAAGGTGGTGCATTATCTTTGTCTCTACACACCTGAGCGCAACAGGCGGTCCACGCGGTCAGACTTGGGCATGGGTCTGCGTATCTGCCGTGGGGACCGTGTGTTGGGGGTGGAAGCGGGTGAGTTGGGCTCCGGGGGGAGCTCGGGCTGGGGATACCCGCTCTGAACTAACACCTCGGAGGCACACATGAGACACACGCTGTGCAGGCAGGGGAGTACAATGGGCTGCTTCACAATGTCCTTGCACACAGGACACTGCAATTCCTGCTCCATACTCTTCATATTGGACTGATGAATGGAGGAGTGAGAAAaagataatagaaaaaaaatttaaaaaaaaaacattataaaaaaacacTGCATGTGCTAAAGCTATAAAAGAAACTTTATTAACAGATGTAGTACATATATTGTAttcaaaattaagtttttttttttatgtttttgaaagtcatcttattttcatcaaggctgcatttgatcaaaaacagctacatttaaaataataataattcacaatgtaTTCCTTACTGTCAATTCTTATCAATGTAATctgtccttgctaaaaaaaaaaaaagtatacattctTCTATTAATTTACAAATGTGCAGTGGTCTTAACATTATTCGTTCAATGCACTACCAGTTGAACTTCAGAAAAGATAAATTACAAATAGTAAGCATTAGCCCCTTCTACATTTGGGTCCCAAATTAAGGTCCTTAAGTCATATTTGGGAAATCATTTTTGAGCTCTATTAAGAATTATGTCTCTGTTGCACACTGATTTTAAGAAAAGAGGAAGTGGTGGATAAAATGAGGGAAGAGACTAGATTTCCATGCTCCCTGGTTTCTGAGAGAGACATGCACACCTTTATAAATAGCTGTCCCTGGTGCACTGCTACTGCCTGCAGTGCTCTTTAAAAATGGATAGTGACCTGATGTTGATGATTTAAGCAGACAGCTGGGTGACATTGGAAGCTCTGGAAAGGCCACATCAGCTAAAGCATGACCTTGTCCATCAAACAGTATAGAAATGTCTGTGGTTTCTGTTTGAAGACTGACTGAGCAACAGAAACACAAACTTATCTGACACCTGTTATTctaaacacatgcacatacatcATTTGCATCTccaaaaatataagtaaataaaaaacatagtATGGACAAACAGAACTTGTTAAAAATGTGTTCAGTTAGCCTACTTTGACCTCTAGAAACCgcagtgaaaaataaattctAGTTAAATGAATCTGACCACCATTTTCCAGTGCAAATACAATAGGCTGGCTATAATTATTAGAACGCTAGTTAATGGGTTCTTAAAATCTAACCGCATATCTTTGTATTAGATACGTTTTCCCTTTAATTCATACTTGAAAAATCCAAACGCATGCTTTAGGAAGGCATACAGCAGCTTAAAGGGCATCTTGATCATCACGCGGTCATTCAGCAATGTCACCTGGCCTTATAGGTCACTCCATCTCACAATACGAAAGATTTAACGTGATTTTAGCTCAATTAAAACGTCTGACTTACAGACTTGACTGTATACCGGTTAACACGGTGCACCGGTTCGTGCTGTATTCGGCAGTGCCCTTACCTTCACCTGAAATCCGGGCGCCATTACGGGATGCTGCTGTCTTTACTTCATATGACAGCACTGCTGTCGCAAATCAGTGCGACTTCCCGAGATAGACCAGCTACACACTTATAATTGCCAAGCATGAAAAGCCTACATGCGGTTTCCATCCAGCTAGAAAATATCCCACCGATAAAACCCCGCGTGCTGTAGAAGCATCTCTGCCACATGCTCGACGCGGATTTAATACATTGTCTAttattcttgtaaaacataccgTTTATGTTTCGTTTCGTTTCGTCGCAGTAGATCATCATATGTCAATGGGGAAATCTTCCGTCGTCCGCCATAGCCTCTTTCAGGTTGAAATGTAGGTTAGTAGGATGTCGCCACATCCGCGCGCCGCTGGAGATGCTTTCATACCGACGCCCTCAGTCTCAAACCCGCATCCCGTTTCCGTGGCAACGAGCACGTCCGCTTCATCAGCAGCACGGCCGAGTCACAACCGAGCTGCTGAATTAACATGCGTTTCAGTCCAACTGACAGTCTTATCCagtcattatgaaataaaaactcTAAACCGTTCAGATGTTACCTGAAGGCAGTGTTTCTTCTGTCGAAAGCTTCGAAATGGTTATGAATCGCCAATATTTTTTAAGCATCACTACTGGATTGGGAGCTTGTATCGTACTCCTCAAGTCACGTGATTTAAGCAAACTAGGCTTCGTTGACGTTGTACTGTTACGAATCTGAGCCTGCATTCCAGTGTGCacactatccatcctaaattctATGTGATATAAGTCATTTTCAATGCTATTTTGGACAGATAGGGAGGATAGTATCAAAGTCCCTATGGTTCTGCAGTCTTTGACAGTATGCACAGTAGGACGCAGGGGTTGGTTTAGAAATATTTTCAATTCCGATGATTCGCCACCAGATGGCTTTAAACTGATGAACGAGTGTTCaatggaaaggacagttttataaTAAGGGTTCATTTTTGCTaataatacacaaaacaaaacaaaaaataacatgattttaCATAGCCTTCATAATGGTGGTTAactattacatttagattacactTTCATGAAAGTGCATGAAAGTTTCATTTGCAACTGGTTTGTAAAAGGTGTAAAATGTTTGGGCTGTGTTTTCGTTGCACTTACAGGGTTTTGATCAGAAGATGCCGCCAGCTCGTGGTGTTTCATCCACATAGTGAATCATTTAGCGAAGCATTCGGTTCTATTGATTCAGAGTTTCGAAAAGCTTCGTTTCTCCTTTCACTATCTGAAGGCGACAACTGAACAAAgattaggacacacacacacacacacaaacctttagTTAATCTTAACTGTGTAATATTTTAAAGGATTCATCAGTATTCTGTAAGAAACTGTGatacagaacagcatttatttgaaatataaatcttttgtaacattatatatgtatttgctGTCTCCTTGCTAAATTTTTTTATTAggctatttgttttaattatccCAAAGTTTTGGATAGTAGTGtattacagataaataaataataataataaagcaaaaactgttttcaacataataataagcactgttttttgagcaccaaatcagcatattgatgattaatgatttctgaaggatcatgtgacactgaagactaagagtaatgatgctgaaatttttttttttttaaatatagtctaaaaaaaacttttattcggcaagtatttttataatattactgtttttactgtaatttttatcaaataattgcagacttctttcaaaaacataaaaacaatcgtaattattccaaacttttgactgctagtaaaatatgttttacatatttgtacAATTTCAGGTGTTTCATCCTTTAAGTATAATATTACCGTGCTCCATTGAGTCATGCAGTCTATAGAACACACAATGTCCACATAACTCATTCACTAGGTATGCTGTGCTGTAATCAGTGTATTGCTCAACTTCCCCTGATAAGACCTTCTCCTGCCCATGGGCTCGGTCATATAAAGTGTTGAGAGAGATAGCCAGAATCTCTCAAATTCTTCAGTCAGACACCCAAACGGTAAGCTCTTCATTCTGATGTTAAGCCTTTTGAATGCACTGTTAAGATCAGTTGTGTTAATATTAGATTCATATTAGCTTTCTACAGTGAGCAGCCATGCCATCCGAGCTAGAGACCGCCATGGAGTCCCTCATCATGGTTTTCCACCGCTACGCTGGAAAAGAGGGCAAGACCGGCACCCTGACCCGCCGTGAACTCCGAACCCTGATGGAGAACGAGCTCTCTGGGTTTCTCAAGGTGAAGAACTTCTCTCACAAATGCTAGAGTTCTGGTCTCCTCTCTTTCATTTTCCAAGAAAAGAGAATCTAGGCTAAATCTCTCATTTATCAAACTTCTTTTACTCTCTTTCGCCCCAGTCTCAGAAGGATCCGACCACCATAGACAGAATTATGAAGGACTTGGATGCCAATGGAGATGGGGAGGTGAACTTTGAGGAGTTTGTGTCTTTGGTTGTGGGTTTGTCCATCGCTTGTGAGGCGTGCTATAGAATGCAGTTGTTGAAGAAGACACCGAGCTGGAAATGAAGGGGGAAATTATCCATGCAGACAAACTGTAAAGTTGATCCCGTTGTCTATTAAAATAtctgattgttttttatttttattttgagtttgtgtttgtgtgtacatcaGTAACGGATGAAAACCATAAAAACTTCTTTCGCTGGTAGGTTAAAGTACAGTGGGTGTGTATGACTCTTTGGCCTACAGATAGTATTCTTTGAGCTTTACACTGTCTGTACTGAAAGcaaatgtttgtatttaaaataaagctttaaaatattaaatcgtCTTCATGtgcaaaattttatatttaaaatgtctctTCAGTTATGCCAAGTATGATCATATCCTGCAATTTTTGGTACTCTCTAAATCATTGTTACAATACTTTTACTAGGGTGTCAATCCAAGTTGTTAATGATTACAATGTAACCAAggctgcataaaaataaaaataaataaaaagagagagagttatAGAAGCTGAAACTCAATAATCCTTAGTCAGGGACAGGGTAGTGCCATATTTCATTTTTTGACAAAACTTAAAAAACAAGGTTATAAGGAACAGAAGCACAGTGAATTTAATAGGATTAACCGAATGTTTAGCTAATGAATTATTTTTCTGTAGACAAAAACTCCATAAAATGGTTGTGAAAATTgcacaaaatgaacaaaatgatgcATACATACATTTTACTTTGTCCAGTTAATTTTTCTGCAAAGTACAGAGTCATCATTTTATATAAGATGAATGAaaattacagtacagtatatgttgtcaTTAGTCACAGCAAGTAAAGCTACAGGAACTATTTC encodes the following:
- the trim46b gene encoding tripartite motif-containing 46b isoform X1, giving the protein MAPGFQVKSNMKSMEQELQCPVCKDIVKQPIVLPCLHSVCLMCASEVLVQSGYPQPELPPEPNSPASTPNTRSPRQIRRPMPKSDRVDRLLRSGSGTYPGRRRKEGPSPLMLFPCAPCGRDVELGERGLAECMRNLTLERIVERYRHTVSLGSVAVMCEFCKPPQALEATKGCADCRASFCKECFKLYHPWGTPRAQHEHVQPTLNFRPKVLTCPEHDQERMQFYCKSCQMLLCSLCKLRRIHAGHKIAPVTQAYQTLKDKITKELNYILANQDMVLTQITQLENAITQTAVNSVSAKEQLSHCVKEMMALLTERQTMLAQALESSRQRRAEALANQVAEKRSLLEHASLMAFTQELLKENDPSSFVHAARITHKRLAQSIESMQRFSLSADPSFRHFQLDVSRELKLLTDLNFIQAPLAPVIDTQRTLAYDQLFLSWRLPQDSTPAWHYSVEFRRRGVEPGGGARGGIRGGLAAARWGWQRLEEVTGTCAVIDRLEMDSVYVLRVRGCNKAGFGEYSEEVYLHTPPAPVLNFYLDSRWGLHADRLVVSKEQRCARSVPGLSLLQAADRALTSCHLTADLLVGDVAITQGRHYWACSVEPGSYLVKVGVGLESKLQEWFHLPQDMASPRYDPDSGHDSGAEDSSDSPPPFSFLTMGMGKIYLPSSTNSHHNANYRESGFTNGNGPSSPTGVTYPLPPRLGVCLDFEKGRVTFYDAHSLRPLWEGPVDCSAPVCPAFCFIGGGALQLQELVANRNANQTPVRRVTIQSRVTKLN
- the trim46b gene encoding tripartite motif-containing 46b isoform X2; the protein is MKSMEQELQCPVCKDIVKQPIVLPCLHSVCLMCASEVLVQSGYPQPELPPEPNSPASTPNTRSPRQIRRPMPKSDRVDRLLRSGSGTYPGRRRKEGPSPLMLFPCAPCGRDVELGERGLAECMRNLTLERIVERYRHTVSLGSVAVMCEFCKPPQALEATKGCADCRASFCKECFKLYHPWGTPRAQHEHVQPTLNFRPKVLTCPEHDQERMQFYCKSCQMLLCSLCKLRRIHAGHKIAPVTQAYQTLKDKITKELNYILANQDMVLTQITQLENAITQTAVNSVSAKEQLSHCVKEMMALLTERQTMLAQALESSRQRRAEALANQVAEKRSLLEHASLMAFTQELLKENDPSSFVHAARITHKRLAQSIESMQRFSLSADPSFRHFQLDVSRELKLLTDLNFIQAPLAPVIDTQRTLAYDQLFLSWRLPQDSTPAWHYSVEFRRRGVEPGGGARGGIRGGLAAARWGWQRLEEVTGTCAVIDRLEMDSVYVLRVRGCNKAGFGEYSEEVYLHTPPAPVLNFYLDSRWGLHADRLVVSKEQRCARSVPGLSLLQAADRALTSCHLTADLLVGDVAITQGRHYWACSVEPGSYLVKVGVGLESKLQEWFHLPQDMASPRYDPDSGHDSGAEDSSDSPPPFSFLTMGMGKIYLPSSTNSHHNANYRESGFTNGNGPSSPTGVTYPLPPRLGVCLDFEKGRVTFYDAHSLRPLWEGPVDCSAPVCPAFCFIGGGALQLQELVANRNANQTPVRRVTIQSRVTKLN
- the LOC113119994 gene encoding protein S100-A1-like: MPSELETAMESLIMVFHRYAGKEGKTGTLTRRELRTLMENELSGFLKSQKDPTTIDRIMKDLDANGDGEVNFEEFVSLVVGLSIACEACYRMQLLKKTPSWK